One Ictalurus punctatus breed USDA103 chromosome 10, Coco_2.0, whole genome shotgun sequence genomic region harbors:
- the frmd5b gene encoding FERM domain-containing protein 5, which translates to MLSRVLSGSVRSLDREFNCTVRLLDDTEYTCTVQRDAKGRWIFEQICHHLSLLEKDYFGIRYVDPEKQRHWLELNKPITKQMRSQPPFIMCLRVKFYPPDPAALKEEITRYLVFLQIKRDLYHGRLLCKSSDAALLAAHILQAETGDYTPEKHPEGYSSKFQFFPKHSERLERRIAEIHKTELIGQTPETSELNFLRKAKTLEMYGVDPHPCKDVSGNAAFLGFTPSGFVVLQGNRRVHFLKWNEVTKMKFEGKTFHIYANQQEDQNIILTYFAPTPEACKHLWKCGVENQAFYQFEKSSQVRTVSSSNLFFKGSRFRYSGKVAKEVMEQSAKIRRAPPEIHRAGMVPSRSCPSIAHGPRQSSVPRTCRRAVHMSIMEGLESLRDSGHSTPVRSISHGHSLLRSHSNCAEGRNGASEFSEELYKPTDSVLPTPFSSNCSLDQALCQHMNSPPSVQEEKKTEAVIPKSGRLVVAKFTERVYHLGKIQTPTGSMEVKQVSKVIGSLARLFLVTLTLLLALLLLLIALTESELDVAFLRDIRQTAEFQQFHNEYFCPLRRWLAYKLRWMGG; encoded by the exons ATGTTGAGTCGGGTTTTGAGCGGCAGTGTTCGGAGTCTGGACAGAGAATTCAACTGCACTGTCCGGCTGCTGGACGACACGGAATACACCTGCACGGTACAG AGAGATGCAAAGGGTCGATGGATTTTTGAGCAGATTTGCCATCATTTGAGCCTGTTAGAGAAAGACTACTTTGGCATCAGATATGTAGACCCAGAGAAACAGAGG CATTGGCTAGAGTTAAACAAGCCAATCACCAAACAGATGAGAT CTCAACCGCCGTTCATCATGTGTTTACGGGTGAAGTTCTATCCCCCTGATCCTGCTGCTCTCAAAGAGGAGATCACCAG ATATTTGGTCTTTTTGCAGATTAAGAGAGATTTGTACCATGGCCGACTGCTATGCAAGAGCTCTGATGCTGCCCTGCTGGCTGCTCATATTCTACAAG ctgaaactggagactacACTCCAGAGAAGCATCCAGAAGGCTACAGCTCCAAATTCCAATTCTTCCCCAAGCACTCTGAACGCCTTGAACGCCGCATTGCTGAAATTCACAAAACCGAGCTAAT AGGCCAGACTCCTGAGACATCTGAGTTGAATTTCTTAAGAAAGGCTAAGACTTTGGAGATGTACGGAGTTGATCCACACCCTTGTAAG GATGTGTCAGGAAATGCTGCATTTTTGGGTTTTACTCCGTCTGGCTTTGTGGTGCTTCAAGGAAACCGGCGAGTTCATTTCCTCAAATG GAATGAGGTCACCAAAATGAAGTTTGAAGGGAAGACCTTCCACATTTATGCAAACCAACAGGAA GATCAGAATATCATCCTGACCTACTTTGCACCAACGCCTGAAGCCTGTAAGCACCTGTGGAAGTGTGGAGTGGAGAACCAGGCTTTCTACCA GTTTGAGAAATCCAGTCAAGTAAGGACAGTGTCCAGCAGTAATCTTTTCTTTAAAGGGAGTCGTTTCAGATACAG TGGAAAAGTGGCCAAGGAAGTGATGGAGCAAAGTGCCAAAATCAGACGAGCGCCACCAGAAATCCACCG GGCTGGGATGGTCCCTAGTAGGAGTTGTCCTTCCATCGCTCACGGCCCACGACAGAGTAGTGTTCCACGAACATGCAGAAGAGCAGTCCATATGTCTATAATGGAGG GTTTGGAGTCTTTACGTGACAGTGGCCACTCCACTCCAGTGCGGTCCATTTCTCATGGCCACTCCTTACTGAGGTCCCATAGCAATTGTGCTGAGGGTAGAAATGGGGCGTCAGAATTTTCTGAGGAATTGTATAAGCCCACTGACAGTGTGTTACCCACACCTTTCTCCAGCAACTGTTCACTGGACCAGGCCTTGTGTCAGCACATGAACAGCCCTCCGAGTGTccaagaggagaaaaaaacagaagcagTTATTCCAAAAAGTGGGAGGCTGGTTGTTGCTAAGTTTACAGAAAGAGTCTATCACCTGGGAAAAATCCAGACACCCACTGGTAGCATGGAGGTAAAGCAAGTAAGTAAGGTGATTGGAAGTTTGGCACGGCTCTTCTTGGTCACACTCACGCTGCTCCTGGCCCTCCTCCTGCTTCTCATTGCTCTGACAGAGTCTGAACTTGATGTGGCCTTTCTGAGGGACATCCGACAAACAGCTGAGTTTCAGCAATTCCACAATGAATATTTTTGCCCGCTGAGACGCTGGCTAGCCTACAAGCTGCGCTGGATGGGAGGCTAG